Proteins encoded together in one Candidatus Xianfuyuplasma coldseepsis window:
- a CDS encoding competence/damage-inducible protein A — translation MRTAVVTVGKEILTGRTVNTNLRTIALKLKSIGIDVNRSYVIDDLKKEFKTILDFMTEDLIIFTGGLGPTVDDITRETVINYYGVETYMDQDVLDKIKYYFDRAEVEMKDTNNKQALFPKDSIKLDNDLGTAPGVYFKVGKQTIILLPGPPHEMIPVLNQAIDIIKDELDINLISRGYKLVGTGESSMENNLKGFYGVHPKVNVAPYANVGEIKYIFTSNDTDALDRCMKDFFNKFNEFIYGGLEDTLEGVVIELLRQQNKLISVAESCTGGMLASQLVNVPGSSNAFQEGLVVYSNEAKMKYLDVQEETLAKHGAVSPECVYEMAEHLYEKTASDITVSISGIAGPGGGTEDKPVGLVYFAITHKGNTTVYRKVFNGDRQMIRYRAVIFALNQVRMELLNDESHSPK, via the coding sequence ATGAGAACAGCAGTTGTAACCGTAGGGAAGGAAATTTTAACTGGACGGACTGTCAATACCAACTTGCGAACGATCGCGTTAAAACTAAAATCGATTGGGATTGATGTCAATCGTAGTTATGTGATTGATGATCTGAAGAAAGAGTTTAAAACGATTTTAGATTTTATGACGGAAGACTTAATAATATTCACCGGTGGACTGGGTCCAACGGTGGATGATATCACACGTGAAACAGTCATTAACTACTATGGTGTTGAAACGTATATGGATCAAGATGTCCTCGATAAAATCAAGTACTATTTTGATCGGGCAGAAGTGGAGATGAAAGACACCAACAACAAACAAGCGTTGTTTCCCAAGGATTCGATTAAACTGGATAATGATTTAGGAACCGCTCCTGGAGTCTATTTTAAAGTTGGAAAACAAACGATTATTCTACTTCCGGGGCCTCCCCATGAAATGATACCAGTCTTAAATCAGGCGATTGATATCATAAAAGATGAGTTGGATATCAATCTTATTTCTAGGGGATATAAGTTGGTTGGAACCGGGGAATCATCGATGGAGAACAATCTAAAAGGATTTTATGGTGTACATCCCAAAGTAAACGTTGCCCCCTATGCAAACGTTGGTGAAATTAAGTACATTTTCACCAGCAACGATACCGATGCACTGGATCGGTGTATGAAGGACTTCTTCAATAAGTTTAACGAATTTATTTATGGGGGATTGGAAGATACCTTAGAAGGTGTTGTAATTGAATTATTACGACAACAAAATAAATTGATTAGCGTTGCCGAAAGTTGTACTGGTGGCATGCTAGCTAGTCAGTTGGTCAATGTCCCTGGAAGTTCCAATGCTTTTCAAGAAGGATTGGTTGTATACAGCAATGAAGCAAAAATGAAGTATTTGGATGTGCAGGAGGAAACACTCGCCAAACATGGAGCTGTAAGTCCAGAATGCGTCTATGAAATGGCAGAACACCTATACGAAAAAACCGCGAGTGATATCACCGTTAGCATCAGTGGTATCGCTGGACCTGGTGGGGGTACTGAGGATAAACCGGTCGGTCTAGTATATTTTGCGATTACCCACAAGGGAAACACAACGGTTTATCGTAAAGTATTTAATGGCGATCGCCAAATGATACGGTATCGTGCAGTGATTTTTGCCCTCAATCAAGTTCGAATGGAGTTGTTGAACGATGAGAGTCATTCTCCAAAGTAG
- a CDS encoding alpha/beta hydrolase family protein, translating into MRVILQSRFIEQIPVLEYYQEQSTHKGLVFIQHGYESTKEYGSDYLALTLARKGYFVVAIDAYKHGERIAEPYISGTAQDRLDEAFIVVKRTALDIIRIHHNAYRKLFPTFDIIGVSLGGMIAYYLATKTTHVRKLVPVISTPDFHTLARYTVGATGLNLDAYFTKDKVDFIESINPISRLHKMHYESMFIACGSHDQVVPMEPTKQFYETHKNARMTMTVYDTDHNVPRDMQLDIFSFIEQ; encoded by the coding sequence ATGAGAGTCATTCTCCAAAGTAGATTCATTGAGCAAATCCCTGTGTTGGAATATTATCAAGAGCAATCAACCCACAAAGGGTTGGTGTTTATTCAACATGGGTATGAATCCACGAAAGAGTATGGCTCGGATTATCTTGCGCTAACCCTTGCTAGAAAGGGTTATTTTGTTGTCGCTATTGATGCCTATAAGCATGGCGAGCGAATCGCTGAACCGTATATCTCCGGTACCGCACAAGATCGACTGGATGAAGCATTCATTGTTGTTAAACGAACCGCTTTGGATATTATCCGAATTCATCACAATGCCTATCGCAAGCTGTTTCCAACATTTGATATCATTGGGGTTAGTCTTGGGGGGATGATTGCCTATTATTTAGCCACAAAAACAACCCATGTACGGAAGTTGGTTCCAGTAATCAGTACCCCGGATTTTCATACGCTAGCACGCTATACGGTAGGTGCGACAGGACTGAATCTTGATGCCTATTTCACCAAGGATAAGGTGGATTTTATTGAATCGATCAATCCGATATCAAGATTGCATAAAATGCATTATGAATCGATGTTTATTGCGTGTGGATCACACGATCAAGTGGTACCGATGGAACCGACGAAACAGTTTTATGAAACACATAAAAACGCCCGAATGACGATGACGGTATATGATACCGATCATAACGTTCCTCGGGATATGCAATTGGATATATTTTCATTCATTGAACAATAG
- a CDS encoding S1C family serine protease, giving the protein MMKKIALMITVLVFGVGLTACVPIPDEIDTSYTESELRDLIEDVFEEQQDNVYTEDEIKAIIEEYVATTVVATTLTDQEIEDLIEQLILESSVATIYTQTELEDLIAEMIALSDVAVSYSIENFQLDITTVLAEVKDGVVGVVASINEDESSSGSGVIYKKDGDEYYVVTNEHVIEGSTEVAIVYEKNSLLFTIPAISVEVIGMDATTDIAVLKFTSDVDFTVIEFADSYEITEGDFVFAIGNPLGFDYYGTVTMGVISGTARYVQNDDVFDATLLQHDAAISPGNSGGALVDLEGKLVGINNMKIVTDDVSGIGFAIPSNTVQRVIDDLEDDGIIQRPYLGITSYVQVNDCGLDYGVCINIVEGGAAEDAGLRDGDVITGYKNLSTGMEEYLDIWNFNDLREAILNSNVTDTIQLRYIREDVEYESSTAVLGLHPDDLPTE; this is encoded by the coding sequence ATGATGAAAAAAATTGCATTAATGATTACCGTTTTAGTCTTTGGGGTTGGATTAACCGCTTGTGTACCAATTCCAGATGAAATTGATACATCGTATACAGAGAGTGAATTGCGTGATTTGATTGAAGATGTGTTTGAAGAACAACAAGATAACGTATACACAGAAGATGAAATCAAGGCCATCATTGAAGAGTATGTTGCAACAACTGTTGTTGCAACCACACTTACGGATCAAGAAATTGAGGATTTGATTGAACAACTGATTCTAGAATCAAGTGTTGCTACGATTTATACACAAACAGAACTCGAAGATCTGATTGCCGAAATGATTGCGTTAAGCGATGTTGCTGTAAGTTATTCAATTGAAAATTTCCAGCTTGATATAACAACCGTGCTTGCTGAAGTTAAAGATGGTGTTGTTGGCGTAGTTGCAAGTATCAATGAAGATGAGAGTTCATCTGGTAGTGGTGTCATCTATAAAAAAGATGGTGATGAATACTATGTGGTAACCAATGAGCACGTTATTGAAGGCTCCACAGAAGTAGCGATAGTGTATGAAAAGAATAGTTTGTTATTTACAATTCCAGCGATAAGTGTTGAAGTGATTGGAATGGATGCAACGACGGATATTGCCGTATTGAAGTTTACCTCCGATGTTGATTTTACCGTTATTGAGTTTGCTGATTCCTATGAGATAACCGAAGGAGATTTTGTGTTTGCCATCGGTAATCCACTCGGATTTGATTATTATGGTACGGTTACTATGGGAGTTATTAGTGGTACAGCTCGTTATGTTCAAAATGATGATGTCTTTGATGCGACATTATTGCAACACGATGCGGCTATTAGCCCCGGTAATAGTGGTGGTGCTTTAGTCGATTTAGAAGGAAAATTGGTCGGTATCAATAACATGAAAATTGTCACTGATGATGTATCAGGAATTGGATTTGCCATTCCATCCAACACCGTGCAACGGGTTATTGACGATTTGGAAGATGATGGAATCATTCAACGTCCTTACCTCGGTATAACCTCCTACGTTCAAGTCAATGATTGTGGACTTGATTACGGGGTATGTATCAACATTGTTGAAGGTGGTGCAGCAGAAGATGCTGGACTGCGTGATGGCGATGTTATTACCGGATATAAAAATCTATCCACAGGCATGGAAGAATATCTAGATATTTGGAATTTTAATGATCTTCGTGAAGCGATTTTGAATTCGAATGTAACCGATACGATTCAACTCCGCTATATCCGCGAAGATGTGGAATATGAAAGCTCTACGGCAGTACTCGGATTACATCCGGATGACTTACCTACAGAATAA
- the ychF gene encoding redox-regulated ATPase YchF: MGLTAGIVGLPNVGKSTLFNAITKAGALAANYPFATIDPNVGVVEVPDVRLDKLTELVQPKKTIPTIFEFTDIAGIVKGSSKGEGLGNKFLSHIREVDAIVQVVRAFDDENVTHVDGAVDPIRDIETINLELIFADLEVVEKRLPKIEKKAVMKVDQDSVQEYAVLKTIHETLLNNQPIRTMSFSAGELRTIKPFNFLTQKPMLYVANIDENDIADYADNPYVKQIEEFARTDNADMVVISAKIEAELSELEADEKAMFLEELGVVESGLDQLVKHSYSLLGLETFFTAGPKEVRAWTFKKGSKAPTCAGVIHSDFEKGFIRAETIKYVDFIEYHGEHGAKEAGKMRLEGKEYVVHDGDVMHFLFNV; the protein is encoded by the coding sequence ATGGGATTAACCGCTGGAATTGTTGGATTACCAAATGTCGGTAAGTCAACATTATTCAATGCAATTACCAAAGCTGGAGCACTGGCTGCAAACTATCCGTTTGCGACCATTGATCCGAATGTTGGTGTTGTAGAAGTACCGGATGTACGATTGGATAAATTAACCGAGCTTGTTCAACCAAAGAAAACCATACCAACTATATTTGAGTTCACCGACATCGCCGGAATAGTTAAAGGTTCTAGCAAAGGTGAAGGGCTAGGTAATAAGTTCTTAAGTCATATTCGTGAAGTCGATGCGATTGTCCAAGTCGTTCGGGCCTTTGATGATGAAAACGTCACCCATGTTGATGGGGCTGTGGATCCAATTCGCGATATTGAAACAATCAATCTCGAATTGATCTTTGCCGATTTGGAAGTTGTTGAAAAGCGATTACCAAAAATCGAGAAAAAAGCCGTCATGAAAGTTGATCAAGATAGTGTTCAAGAATATGCGGTATTAAAAACCATTCACGAGACATTATTAAACAATCAACCAATTCGAACCATGTCCTTTAGTGCCGGAGAACTACGGACGATAAAACCCTTCAATTTCTTGACACAAAAACCGATGCTATATGTGGCGAATATTGATGAAAATGATATTGCCGACTATGCCGATAATCCCTACGTGAAACAAATTGAGGAGTTTGCTCGAACAGATAATGCGGATATGGTGGTTATCAGTGCCAAAATTGAAGCGGAACTGTCCGAGTTAGAAGCCGATGAAAAGGCGATGTTTTTAGAAGAACTTGGCGTTGTTGAAAGCGGACTCGATCAACTCGTGAAACATAGTTATTCGTTGCTTGGATTAGAAACGTTCTTCACAGCAGGTCCAAAAGAAGTACGAGCATGGACCTTTAAGAAGGGATCTAAGGCACCGACATGTGCTGGTGTGATCCACAGTGATTTTGAAAAAGGCTTTATTCGTGCTGAAACAATCAAGTATGTCGATTTTATCGAGTATCATGGAGAACATGGCGCAAAAGAAGCTGGAAAAATGAGATTGGAAGGAAAAGAATACGTTGTCCATGATGGTGACGTCATGCATTTCTTATTCAACGTATAA
- a CDS encoding PhzF family phenazine biosynthesis protein, with product MKIYRLSAFPKSPQGGNKAGVVLDTQGLTDQMMQTIAHTVGYSETAFVFPSTQADFNVRFFTPLEEVDLCGHATIATFNLLRDKGIISLGIYHQETKAGILRLDVQEKQVFMEQNTPVFGETISADELKPCFQNNDFLDQTLPIQIVSTALREIFVPVKSVELLHQLNPDFDAIVALSKQYHVIGVHAFALALDVDAYGRNFAPILGIDEESATGTSNGALASYLAHHKTRKENWILRQGYAMNQPSEIIAKLDITQATINAVWVGGSARILEEEDD from the coding sequence ATGAAAATCTATCGATTAAGTGCATTCCCTAAGTCCCCTCAAGGTGGCAATAAGGCCGGTGTTGTTTTGGATACCCAGGGATTAACCGATCAAATGATGCAAACAATCGCTCATACGGTTGGATATAGTGAAACAGCGTTTGTATTTCCGAGTACACAGGCGGATTTCAATGTGCGTTTTTTTACACCTCTTGAAGAAGTGGATTTATGTGGACATGCAACCATTGCTACATTTAATCTGTTGCGGGATAAAGGAATTATCTCACTGGGAATATACCATCAAGAAACAAAAGCAGGAATCTTGCGACTCGATGTTCAAGAGAAGCAGGTATTTATGGAGCAAAACACCCCCGTATTTGGCGAAACCATATCAGCGGACGAACTAAAGCCTTGTTTCCAGAATAACGATTTTCTTGATCAAACGCTACCGATTCAAATTGTCAGTACGGCGTTACGAGAAATCTTTGTCCCGGTAAAATCCGTCGAATTACTTCATCAGTTGAACCCTGATTTCGATGCGATTGTTGCCTTGTCGAAACAGTATCATGTTATTGGAGTTCATGCCTTTGCATTGGCTTTAGATGTGGATGCTTACGGTCGCAATTTCGCCCCGATTCTCGGCATTGATGAAGAGAGTGCGACAGGGACATCCAATGGTGCATTGGCTTCCTATTTAGCTCATCATAAAACAAGAAAAGAGAATTGGATTTTACGACAAGGATACGCGATGAATCAACCATCGGAAATCATCGCGAAATTAGATATTACGCAAGCTACCATCAATGCGGTATGGGTTGGTGGATCAGCAAGAATACTAGAAGAAGAGGATGATTAG